GTGGTGTAGGTGGAAGATACTTTGGCTCCTGCTTGAACCCTGGGCCAGACCACTTctccagggcagggcaggactAGAAGAGGGATAAGGGTGGAGGCGTTGGGGCGCAGATGTAGGAAGAGGGGCACTGGACCTTGTGTTTACAGGGCACAGGTGATTGAGGTGCTGGGAACAGAAAGGGAGCGCGCCCTGAGGGCAGGGGGAGAGACTGGGCTGTAGGGGCTCCGAGAGGAAGTAATGCCATGCCGGAGCAAAAGGAAAGAGGGCACTGGAGCCCAGTGAATGAGGGTCGTGGGGCTCAGAGGGAAACTGGGATCCAAAGAGCTGGGTTGCTGTGGTGCGGTCGGCTGCCCACTCCTAACCTCTCCTAACATGCCCTTTTCTCCCCTCCCAGAAGCCAAGTTACAGAAGTTTGACCTGTTCCCCAAGACGCTGCTTCAGTCAGGCCGCCCGGGCAGTCCGCAGCCGCCGCCAGGCAAGCCCTTATCACCCGACGGCGCGGACTCGGGTCCGGGGGCATCGTCCCCGGAGGTGCGGCCGGGCTCGGGTTCGGAGAACGGCGACGGCGAGTCCTTTTCAGGGTCGCCCCTGGCCCGGGCCTCCAAGGAGGCAGGTGGGAGCTGCCCGGGCAGCGCTGGCCCCGGAGGCGGCGGCGAGGAGGACAGCCCGGGCTCCGCCAGCCCTCTGGGCTCGGAATCCGGTTCCGAGGCCGACAAAGAAGAAGCAGAGGCCGCGCCCGCGCCGGGGCTGGGCGGGGGCCCGGGTTCACGGCAGCGGACGCCGCTGGACATCTTGACGCGCGTCTTCCCGGGCCACCGGCGAGGCGTCCTGGAGCTGGTGTTGCAGGGCTGCGGCGGCGACGTGGTGCAGGCCATCGAGCAGGTGCTGAACCACCACCGCGGGGGCCTGGCGGCCGGCCTTGGCCCCGCCGTGCCTCCCGAGAAGGCCGCGGTGGGTGCCGTCGCAGCAGCGGACGACGCGTGGCCGGGCCGCGTGgacgccgccgccgcggccgggGGTCCCGGGCTGCCCGCGCCCCTGCAGGCCGGCCCCGCCGTCCCGCCGCACCACAGACCTTTGCTGGCCGGCGCCATGGCGCCCGGGGCGCTGGGCTCGCTGAGCAGCCGCTCGGCCTTCTCGCCGCTGCAGCCCAACGCCAGCCACTTCGGCGCCGACGCGGGCGCCTACCCGCTGGGCGCGCCGCTCGGCCTCAGCCCCCTGCGCCTGGCCtactcggcggcggcggcgcacAGCCGCGGCCTGGCCTTCATGGCTCCCTACTCCACCGCCGGCCTCGTGCCCACCCTCGGCTTCCGCCCGCCCATGGACTACGCCTTCAGCGACCTCATGCGCGACCGCTCGGCCGCCGCCGCGGCTGTGCACAAGGAGCCGACCTACGGCGGCGGCCTCTACGGGCCGATGGTCAACGGCGCCCCGGAGAAGCAGTAGGGCGAGGGGCCCGGCAGCCGGGCTGCCGCCGGACAGGCGCCCCAGCCTGGTCCCCGCGGGCGCCGGCCCCCCGTCGTCGGCGCGCTCTCTGCGCCCCAGCTGGGGTCCTTTCGCTCCAAGGTGGCTTTcggttttgggggggggggtggggagagccgAGCAAGGAGAGCAGCTACAGATACAGATGTTCTCGGAGGTGTGCGGGGCCCGGACCCTCACCCCCGTCCCCCTCCTCAAGGCCCGCCGCCCTTCAGAAGGCCGGGAATTCTGGAGAATTCAGAGGCTGTGGCCGCCTCGCGCGCCCCTGCCTCCGCTTTTGCTCTGCTCCTCCCGCCCGCCGCGCCCTCAGACGGATGGCAGGATAGTCCCGGAGTCTGTCTTCTGTGTCTCCTCccccctttaaaaaaatttttaaatatcctctCTAACAAATATAAATTTAGGATGTATAAATCTCTTGGCACTGAGTCGAGTCTTTGGGACACACATATATATCGATatcaattgtaaaaaaaaaaaaaggaaacaagttcTAAGGTGCACTTTTCTCGTTGCGGTATTTGTCGCTCTCTTTGTTGCTTATGCCGATAAGCATGGGTTTCCTTGGTGCAGTGtgagtttttatatatgtataaatctatatataatctatacatatatatacaagccagtgtataatgttataaaatggaattctaaGTTATTAATTGTAACTTGTAGGTGACCTCGGTATTAACGTGAAAAACATTCAAAAACGAGCAAAAAAAAATGgacataatggaaaaaaattagactATGCGCGCATTGTACTTATCAGGTTTTATAGATTAAATATATTGTAAACTCGGGACGAatcccgccccccacccccacccctcgccTGCGGCCGGTCTCTCCCTAAGGAGCGGTCAAGGTGCGCGCTGAAGCAGGAGCAGAGCAACGCGTGACTGAGCCAGAGCCGCCGCGCGAGGGCCCATCCCGCCGCCCGGGACCCGCCAAGCGCCCGGGCCGATGGGCCGGCAGCCGGAAACGCTGCTGCAGAGAATGGCTCACTTTGTGCTTTCCTTTGCATAGACATGAgctagaaataaatgttattttctaaGAAAACGCCGATCCCGTCCGGCTCCTCGGGCGGCCGGATTCAAAAGGTCTTAATTTCCCGTCGGGCCGCGGGGCCAGGGAGAAGCCTGACCGAGGTCCAGCTGGCGCTCTGACCCTCGGGGATGCGGGGCTCGGAAACTTCCCGGGGCGCCTGGGAGGGCCGGCCGACGCGAGCGGCGCGCGGCTCAGACCTCCGGGAGCACGGCGCCCGCGGCGCGGCTGGGACCCCGGGTCTCTCCCGCTCCCGGCTCGggcgcgcgggcggcggcggggtcGCCTTGCTAGTGCTCTCGGCCCCGGAACCTGAGGGGCTGGCTGCCGGGTTCCCCTTCTCCCCGGGGCGCAGATTTGGGCGCAGCCGGGTCGCACACCGCGCGCCTCCCTTCTCAGAGAGGTTTGGAACCaacggctgcggcggcggcgcccGGGGAGGGAAGGCTGGGACCGTTCTCCCACCCGGGCTCGCGGCCCGGGAGttattttggggtggggggatggggtgCTGCCCTCGCCCGAGGCAGCGTAACCCAGAGTGGCGGTGAGGACGCACCTTCCAGCCGGATCTTACCCCGaacccctttcctttccctcctcacgAGGAACAGAGGAAATTCGCCGCTCGGTCCGACCCCTCCCGCGCCCTCCCGCTGTCCGTCCCGCTCCCGGCAGGGAGACGCCCCCTCACaggccgccccctcccctcggCTGGGCCCGGCGACATCCCAAGGTAAACTTCTGGGGCCGGCTCGAGTTCCGCCGGGCGGTGAAACTTAATAGCAGGACAAGAAAACGGTTTAATAAAGAAGGGCTTTAATAGGGAACTAATTTGATTGAGTTGCCTAATTCCACTTTAATTGGAAAGGGGTTTGGCTGTTTGGTTATAAAGTGCGAGGGTGACGATGAGATGGAAGTGGGGGGAGAAGGAGCGAGAGAAAAAAGATGGGGGCAAGAGAGAGATGGGGCGAGAAAGGGGATGAGGTaggaaggaaagcagaaggagaggggagagaaaataGGGAAGAATTACTTAGAAGGAGAGGAAGGCGGGAGAAAGCGCGCGGGAGCTTCTAGAAGTGTGAACTTCCTGGCCCTTCGCCGCCGCTCCCTCTCCAGCGCCCCGCgccctcctcccactccaggTTTTCCGGGGCCTCGGGGCCTCTCCCGGCCCGGTTCCAGCCGCCCCCTTCCCGGTCTGTGCCCTCATCCCCACCCAGGGTGAACCTAAGATGGGTCTGGGTCTCCTGGTTTCAGGAGGGACCTACACGGGGTCTCCCGGAGCTCCTTGGTTCCCGCTTGTGCTCAAGCCAGACCCGAGGGGGCGGCCTGTGGGCCCGCGTTACCCACTCTCAACACCAGGAGCTTCGTAGATTTCAACATTATTATTTTAGTTCGTCCTCGCAGCAAACCCGGAAGAATCCAGTGAGTTGTTTATTATCGGCTctgttttacagagaaggaaactgaggtccagagtgATTTAGGGACGTGTCCAACCGTCTGGGGACCCTGGATCGCTTCTCGTCTCCACTGTCCCCCTgggccgcctcctcctcctctcgtGAAGCCATCGCTGCTGGCCAATGGTAGGGGCTCTGCGGAAACCCCCCTCCCATGGACGCAGgcggcccagagaggggaagcagcTTGTCTTTAGCGCCCAGGAAGGCTGCGGCCTCAGCGGGGCCGGGAGCATCTTCAGTAGAGCTCATAACGGGAGTGGCGGAAGTTGCAGCGTGCGGAGTAGTGGGGCTCCCGGGTTCCTTGCTTCCGCCGGGCGCACAGCCGCGGCCCAGGCCCCGCGACGGAAACCCAGGGCGTTCAGTCACAGCCTTGACGCCCGGCAAAGTCCTGCGCCCACGCGCGCCCCTGACCCCACTGCCCACTGCGCAGTCaggaagactgaggctcagagaccgACAGTGACTGGCCCAGGGTCGCACATCCAGGCTCTGAGGAGCCGGAATCAGAACCCGGGACGCTCAAGCCGGGTTGCTAGCTGAcagtggtgggagtgggagtgggagtgggggtggggcgggggagtAGGCGCCTAGGGTTCAAAGCATCCGCAGCGGTGGGAGGGATCCCGGCTGGGAGGAGCAAGGGGTTCCCCGGGGGGTCGCGGTCGCGGGCAGCGCTCACACGCACCCCTGACAGAGGACAGAGGCGGCAGCTTCGCCTCTTTTCTGCGGGGAGGTGCAGGTGGGGTGGGAGTTCTCTTCCTGACCTCTACTGTCCACGTTTATTCCCAAACTCTCCCCTAAGTCTGCTGGAGGCGACCCCGGCCTGGGCACTGGAAGGACCTGGGCGTGGACATCCGTGCGCAAGCTCCGACTCACCGAAGTACTAGtcgttttaaaattatttttgtcctcttcctcctccccgcTTCCCTTTCTTCATAATAGCAGCAGCTACACactattgagtgcctactgtgtgccaggctctgttctaagcacGTACGCCTCAGGATCCTGCTCAGTGGGTGAGAAAAAGCCAAGAGCTGGGATCCAGGCTCTGTCGCGGGCTGGGTTTTTTCATCCACGGATTACttcagtcagcaaatatttactaagtacttactgtgtgccaaaccCCGTTCCAGGAGCTTGGGACACAGGTGTGCAAGACAGGCATCATTCCTTCCCTCTAAAAACTCACAGCgtgttgggggtagggggaggcaACTGAACAGGGAAGGATGGTTGATCCCGTGCGCCAGGGGTCAGGGAGGTCTGCCCGGGACAGGCGAGTCAGAGTACTTCACCTCATTTCCCTTAATTAAATGGAGCTAATAGTTGTGTCTGCCTTGCTGagtactgtgaggattaaatgagataaggtgTAAAAAGCTCTTAGCCCAGTGCCTACTCACTAGGCCTTCATAATTGTAATTCTCAGATCAGTTGGTGTGCATTGTCCCATTTCTCAGAGGAGTAAACAGCTCAGAGGAACCAATGACTAGAGCAAGTTCCACATATAAATGTTCCCAAGTGTCACAGAGACGGGTCATCTGATGGGAGAGTGTGGGTTCCAGAGGTGGGAGCTTCTGAGAGATGAGGCTGCAGCTGAGTCCCGAGGGCATTGGTGAGGGGCAGCGTTGTGACCCATGGCAGGAAGTTGGTGAGGGAGTGAAGGGTCCCTctggaggagcaggtggagagggaggaggtggggacaggTTGTGATGTTGGACAGAAGTCAGAGATCAGATCATGGAGAACCTTGAGTGCCAGGGTAAGGAGCTTGGGTTTCAGAGTAAGGGTCCTGGGAGCCACCGACAGCACTGTCTGGTGAGGTTTGCATTTGGATTGAATAGATTGTTAGAAGAAGCCCTCTGAGGAGGAGCCGTAAGAGAAGGTGGCACTAAAAAATGACCAGTGGGAGCAGGGACAGGGAGAGAAGAGGCCTCAAGAACTGCTGGGAGCCGGACTCTCCACTGTTGGTCCAATGTAGGGGTAAACCAGGAGGAGGGCTCTTGGCTGATTCCCAGGTGTCCGTGCTGGGTGACTCATTGTGGGTGACACTCAGAGTTCTGGGCACCTGGAACAGAGACAAGATCGGAGGGTGAGGAAAAAAGTTCAGTATTTAACCTACAGAGTTTGAGGGGCTTATGGGGCCTCTAGAGGTGGACACCAAGTGGTAGAAAGAGCCAGCATGTGCGTGGCAGCAGGGCCTCGGGAGAGATAAAGCAGCCCAGCACCACCCCTTCCCCCCACAGGACACAGGACTCCCTTCgcagaggcctggggagggcagTGTTGAGAATGCAGACACTGCGCTTCTTTCAACCTTTCTGTTCATGCCAAGAAGGCTGGCCTCTTACAATCATTCTCTTAAAATTTTGCACCCTGTTAAAAGTCATTCTTCTGGGGCAGGACCCTGGGCAGCCTGTGCCTGGATTTATTGTGACACCAATGAAGCTTGAACTTTAGGGCTCCCCACCTGTACAGGTCCCTTTCAACCTGTCCCCGCCCGCTCCTCCCTGAAGCTGTAGCTTCAGCGGCTTTTCTGCCCTCTCCCCGCTTGTCCACCCCACCTCCCGTGCCCCTGCACTCTAGCCACACGGAGCTCCTCAGA
The genomic region above belongs to Equus caballus isolate H_3958 breed thoroughbred chromosome 2, TB-T2T, whole genome shotgun sequence and contains:
- the DMRTA2 gene encoding doublesex- and mab-3-related transcription factor A2 isoform X2 produces the protein MELRSELPSVPGAATAAATGTGPPVASVASVAAAAAAAASLPVSVAGGLLRAPPLLLRAAEKYPRTPKCARCRNHGVVSALKGHKRYCRWKDCLCAKCTLIAERQRVMAAQVALRRQQAQEENEARELQLLYGTAEGLALAAANGIIPPRPAYEVFGSVCAADGGGPAAGAPAGTGGGAAGAGSSEAKLQKFDLFPKTLLQSGRPGSPQPPPGKPLSPDGADSGPGASSPEVRPGSGSENGDGESFSGSPLARASKEAGGSCPGSAGPGGGGEEDSPGSASPLGSESGSEADKEEAEAAPAPGLGGGPGSRQRTPLDILTRVFPGHRRGVLELVLQGCGGDVVQAIEQVLNHHRGGLAAGLGPAVPPEKAAVGAVAAADDAWPGRVDAAAAAGGPGLPAPLQAGPAVPPHHRPLLAGAMAPGALGSLSSRSAFSPLQPNASHFGADAGAYPLGAPLGLSPLRLAYSAAAAHSRGLAFMAPYSTAGLVPTLGFRPPMDYAFSDLMRDRSAAAAAVHKEPTYGGGLYGPMVNGAPEKQ
- the DMRTA2 gene encoding doublesex- and mab-3-related transcription factor A2 isoform X1 is translated as MKQTFLPVSPQLSYTLGDYIFSSEPSFHPSEPVTFSLFLFFPEEPLIQTKSYTLSINQIEEELWWGWGWRSSALQGAPRAPAASNPTVASHTPGAAISPSKPGLQESALELSAPRRLTARLPLPPSSTPGPAMELRSELPSVPGAATAAATGTGPPVASVASVAAAAAAAASLPVSVAGGLLRAPPLLLRAAEKYPRTPKCARCRNHGVVSALKGHKRYCRWKDCLCAKCTLIAERQRVMAAQVALRRQQAQEENEARELQLLYGTAEGLALAAANGIIPPRPAYEVFGSVCAADGGGPAAGAPAGTGGGAAGAGSSEAKLQKFDLFPKTLLQSGRPGSPQPPPGKPLSPDGADSGPGASSPEVRPGSGSENGDGESFSGSPLARASKEAGGSCPGSAGPGGGGEEDSPGSASPLGSESGSEADKEEAEAAPAPGLGGGPGSRQRTPLDILTRVFPGHRRGVLELVLQGCGGDVVQAIEQVLNHHRGGLAAGLGPAVPPEKAAVGAVAAADDAWPGRVDAAAAAGGPGLPAPLQAGPAVPPHHRPLLAGAMAPGALGSLSSRSAFSPLQPNASHFGADAGAYPLGAPLGLSPLRLAYSAAAAHSRGLAFMAPYSTAGLVPTLGFRPPMDYAFSDLMRDRSAAAAAVHKEPTYGGGLYGPMVNGAPEKQ